The following coding sequences lie in one Cloeon dipterum chromosome 1, ieCloDipt1.1, whole genome shotgun sequence genomic window:
- the LOC135934252 gene encoding uncharacterized protein LOC135934252, translating to MELILDNLDAKAPATSTIKCNLSAAVVRDLKSKCEELRKLITLNKVFKVEVSLVDKLIYRNSNRLRLDLGFRFFRNIKRFSTKLELLNLELVLENFMSCLPESTFGPSFYLPSCQMLQHLLHQLIAFVVILEKIVFYSEKSGIHFIERIKSGHSWSTASVFLGAASRVNHVCSRLSWKCCKQYNGLATALDFLKLSGPNWTPDGFQFPKSLEEALCVENPFKMKEKISTESSKIFNLVGKTAEIDEDNDDVIQFYDSTAQSEQTRDACETSEDVKPILDVTEDKGEIVPRHEEIVVFDHVKKKKKKRGRSEPKQVEVVDVEDETAQKKKPRREAKTENKMTGSMEEMIDRINCCSSLANFMKVISDANNESYSSARRQVAGILKMLKKKPNEVASINLLTRARNVLKSVLL from the exons ATGGAACTTATATTAGACAATCTTGATGCCAAGGCACCAGCTACAAGCACCATCAAATGCAACTTGTCAGCAGCTG TTGTGAGAGACCTGAAGAGTAAATGTGAGGAACTTAGGAAACTGATTACTTTGAACAAGGTTTTCAAAGTTGAGGTTAGCTTAGTCGATAAGCTAATTTACAGAAACTCCAACCGGCTGAGACTGGACCTTGGCTTCCGATTCTTCCGAAAC ATCAAAAGGTTTTCCACGAAACTAGAACTTTTGAACCTTGAATTGGTGCTTGAAAACTTTATGTCTTGTTTGCCTGAAAGTACTTTCGGGCCATCGTTTTACCTTCCGTCTTGCCAGATGTTGCAACACCTTTTGCACCAACTGATAGCGTTTGTGGTCATCTTGGAGAAGATAGTCTTCTACTCTGAAAAATCTGGTATTCACTTCATTGAGAGAATTAAATCTGGTCACTCTTGGTCAACAGCTTCTGTGTTTCTCGGAGCTGCATCTCGAGTGAA TCACGTTTGTTCGAGGCTGAGCTGGAAGTGCTGCAAACAGTACAATGGGCTAGCTACTGCATTGGACTTCCTTAAGCTCTCTGGGCCCAACTGGACACCTGATGGGTTCCAATTCCCAAAATCACTAGAAGAGGCCTTGTGCGTGGAAAATCCTTTCAAGATGAAAGAGAAAATCTCCACTGAGAG ctCCAAAATATTCAACTTGGTCGGAAAGACCGCAGAAATAGATGAAGATAATGATGACGTTATCCAGTTTTATGATAGTACAGCGCAATCTGAACAAACTAGGGATGCTTGCGAGACTTCTGAGGATGTTAAACCCATACTAGATGTCACAGAGGACAAAGGAG aaatagTCCCACGCCATGAGGAAATAGTTGTCTTTGACCacgttaaaaagaaaaagaagaaaaggggTCGATCTGAACCAAAGCAAGTAGAAGTTGTTGACGTCGAGGATG AAACAGCCCAAAAAAAGAAACCACGAAGAGAGGCAAAGACTGAAAACAAGATGACAGGATCAATGGAGGAAATGATTGACCGTATCAACTGCTGCTCTTCTCTTGCTAATTTTATGAAAGTGATTTCTGATGCCAACAACGAATCCTATTCATCGGCTAGAAGACAAGTAGCTGGTatcttgaaaatgttgaaaaagaAGCCAAATGAAGTGGCTTCCATCAATCTTTTAACGAGAGCAAGAAATGTATTGAAATCTGTCTTGTTGTAA